Sequence from the Ailuropoda melanoleuca isolate Jingjing chromosome 10, ASM200744v2, whole genome shotgun sequence genome:
CAGGTCACACTCTAGATCCCCAGCCACTAGGGGCAGATCTCGTTCTAGAACGCCAGCCCGTCGGGCCAGGTCTCGCTCTAGAACACCTGCCAGGCGGAGATCACGATCCAGAACACCCGCCAGACGTAGGTCTCGCTCTAGAACACCAGCCCGGCGGGGCAGGTCTCGCTCTAGAACACCTGCTAGGCGCAGATCTAGGACCCGATCACCAGTACGACGGAGGTCTCGTAGCAGGTCACCAGCCAGGAGAAGTGGCAGGTCACGCTCTAGAACCCCAGCCAGACGTGGTCGGTCACGCTCTCGAACCCCAGCCAGAAGAGGGAGATCTCGGTCTAGGACACCCACAAGACGACGATCTCGGTCTAGGACACCCGCAAGACGAGGACGATCTCGGTCTAGGACACCTGCAAGACGAAGATCTCGTAGTAGAAGTGTAGTTAGACGGGGAAGATCTCACTCAAGAACACCACAAAGAAGAGGCAGGTCTGGTTCGTCATCAGAGCGGAAGAACAAATCCAGAACGTCACAGAGAAGGAGCAGGTCCAACTCAAGCCCAGAAATGAAAAAATCTCGCATTTCTTCAAGGCGGAGCAGGTCTCTCTCTTCACCACGGTCCAAAGCAAAATCTCGCTTGTCTTTGAGGCGGAGCCTTTCAGGGTCCTCTCCATGTCCTAAACAGAAGTCTCGGACACCACCAAGGCGCAGTCGCTCTGGATCGTCCCAACCAAAAGCTAAATCGAGAACACCACCAAGGCGAAGTAGATCTGGTTCTTCTCCTCCTAATCAGAAATCTAAAACACCATCAAGACAGAGTTGTTCCAGTTCATCTCCTCAACCTAAAGTCAAGTCTGGAACGCCACCGAGGCAAGGGTCTGTAACAAGTCCCCAGGCAAATGAACAATCTGCAACACCACAGATACAGAGCCGTTCAGAATCATCACCTGACCCTGAGGTGAAATCTACAACCCCTTCAAGACATAGCTGTTCTGGGTCTTCTCCTCCTAGAGTGAAATCTAGCACACCTCCGAGACGGAGCCGATCTGGGTCATCATCTCCACAACCCAAAGTGAAGGCAGTAACGTCACCAATCCAAAGCCATTCCGGCTCCTCTTCTCCAAGTCCTAGCAGGGTGACATCTAAAACACCTCCAAGGCAAAGCAGATCAGAGTCTCCTTGCTCCAAGGTGGAATCTAGATTGTTGCAAAGACACAGCCGTTCTAGGTCCTCCTCACCAGATACCAAAGTGAAACCTGGAACACCACCAAGACAAAGTCACTCAGGGTCTACTTCGCCATGCCCTAAAGTAAAGCCCCAAACTCCATCGGGGTACAGTCTTTGTGGAGCGAAGTCACCATGTTCCCAAGAGAAGTCTAAAGACTCACCAGCACAAAGTTCTGGATCCTTCTCTGTCTGTCCAGGAGTAAAGTCTAGCACACCACCAGGAGAGCTATATTTTGCTGCCTCCTCTTTGCAACAGAAAGGACAATCTCAAACTTCACCAGACCCTAGGTCTGATACTTCAAGTCCAGAAATGAAACAGAGTCACTCTGAGTCTCCATCTCTGCAGAGCAAATCTCAGACACCTCTTAAGGGTGGCCGGTCCAGGTCCTCATCTCCAATCACTGAGCTGGCACCCAAATCTCCAGCAAGACAAGAAAGAAGCGAATTATCAAGCCCTAAGCTAAAATCTGGAATGTCTCCTGAGCAGAGCAAGTCTCAGTCTGACTCTTCCCCATATGCTGCAGTGGACTCTAAGTCTCTTCTGGGGCATAGTAGATTGGAGCCTTCTGAATTGAAAGAGAAGACAGTCTTACTCCTTCAGGAGGATATTACTGCATCATCTCCTAGACCAAGGGACAAATTGAGTCCTCTTCCAGTGCAGGAGAAGCCTGATTCCTCACCAGTACTCAGAGAGATGCCTAAAACCCCGTCAAGGGAAAGAGGCGGTGGTGTTGGATCATctccagacacaaaagaccaaaGTGCGTTAGCTAAGCCAAGCCAAGATGAGGAGTTAATGGAGGTGGTAGAGAAATCTGAGGAATCCTCAAACCAGGTTCTCTCCCATTTGTCTCCGGAACTTAAAGAAGTGGCGGGAAGTAACTTTGAATCATCTCCTGAAATAGAAGAAAGACCCACTGTGTCTTTGACTCTTGACCAAAGCCAGTCACAGACTTCTTTGGAAGTAGAAGTCCCTGCAGTAGCTTCAGCTTGGAGTGGGCCACATTTTTCTCCAGAACATAAGGAACTGTCTAATTCTCCCCCAAGGGAGAATAGTTTTGGGTCACCTTTAGAATTTAGAAACTCAGGCCCTGTTGCAGAAATGAATACTGGATTTTCTCCTGAAGTTAAAGAAGATTTGAATGGATCTTTTCCTAATCAGCTGGAGACAGATCCATTTGTAGATCTGAAAGAACAATCAACAAGGTCCTCTAGGCACAGCAGTTCTGAGTTATCCCCAGATGCAGTGGAAAAAGCTGGAATGTCTTCAAATCAGAGTGTTTCTTCGCCAGTACTTGATGCAGTACCCAGAACACCATCAAGGGAAAGAAGTAGCTCTGCATCTCCTGAACTGAAAGATGGTTTACCCAGAACCCCTTCGAGGAGGAGCAGGTCTGGGTCTTCTCCAGGACTTAGAGATGGGTCTGGGACTCCTTCAAGACACAGCCTATCTGGGTCCTCTCCTGGAATGAAAGATATACCTAGAACACCGTCCAGGGGGAGAAGCGAATGTGATTCTTCTCCAGAACCAAAAGCTTTGCCTCAGACTCCTAGGCCAAGAAGTCGTTCACCATCCTCCCCAGAGCTCAACAACAAGTGTCTTACCccccagagagaaagaagtggGTCAGAATCCTCAGTTGAACAGAAGACTGTGGCTAGGACTCCTCTTGGTCAGAGGAGTCGATCTGGATCTTCTCAAGAACTTGATGGGAAGCCAAGTGGATCCCCTCAAGAAAGAAGTGAATCAGACTCTTCTCCAGATTCTAAAGCTAAGACACGAGTACCACTTAGAGAAAGGAGTCGCTCTGGATCATCTCCAGAGATCGAGAGCAAATCCCGACCTTCTCCTCGGCGCAGTAGATCTGGCTCATCTCCTGAAGTTAAAGATAAACCAAGAGCAGCACCTAGGGCACAGAGTGGTTCTGATTCCTCCCCTGAACCCGAGGCCCCTGCCCTTCGGGCTCTTCCCAGACGAAGCAGGTCAGGTTCATCAAGTAAAGGCAGAGGTCCTTCTCCTGAAGGAAGCAGCAGTTCAGAGTCGTCTCCAGAACACCCACCCAAATCCAGAACTGCTAGAAGAAGCTCTAGGTCGTCACCAGAGCCTAAGACCAAGTCCCGTACTCCACCTCGCCGTCGCAGCTCACGATCATCTCCTGAGCTGACTAGGAAGGCCAGACTCTCTCGTAGAAGCCGCTCTGCATCATCCTCACCAGAGACCCGTTCTAGAACTCCTCCGAGACGCCGAAGAAGTCCTTCAGTGTCTTCCCCGGAGCCAGCTGAAAAGTCAAGATCCTCACGCCGCCGGCGCTCAGCTTCATCCCCACGTGCTAAAACAACTTCAAGGAGAGGCCGTTCTCCTTCACCAAAGGCTCGTGGGCTCCAGAGGTCCCGTTCCCGCTCAAGGAGGGAGAAAACCAGAACAACTCGACGTCGAGATAGGTCTGGATCTTCTCAGTCAACCTCTCGGAGAAGACAGCGGAGCCGGTCAAGGTCTCGGGTCACTCGTCGGCGGAGGGGAGGCTCTGGTTACCACTCAAGGTCTCCTGCCCGGCAGGAGAGTTCCCGAACTTCTTCGCGACGCCGAAGAGGCCGTTCTCGGACACCCCCGACCAGTCGGAAGCGGTCCCGCTCACGCACCTCACCAGCTCCGTGGAAACGTTCAAGGTCTCGGGCCTCTCCAGCTACTCATCGGCGATCCCGGTCCAGAACACCTCTGGTCAGCCGCCGTAGGTCCAGATCTCGAACCTCACCAGTCAGTCGGAGACGATCAAGGTCCAGGACATCAGTGACTCGACGAAGATCTCGATCCAGGGCATCCCCAGTGAGTCGAAGGCGATCCAGGTCTAGAACACCACCAGTAACCCGCCGTCGTTCAAGGTCCAGAACACCGACACGTCGGCGCTCCCGTTCTAGAACTCCTCCAGTGACCCGAAGAAGGTCTAGATCTAGGACTCCACCAGTAACCAGAAGGCGATCTCGAAGCAGAACTTCCCCTATCACTCGCAGAAGGTCGAGATCCAGAACGTCCCCAGTCACTCGCAGGAGATCTAGATCTCGCACGTCTCCGGTAAATCGAAGGAGGTCCCGCTCTCGAACCTCTCCAGTGACACGCCGCCGATCTCGGTCCCGATCACCTCCAGCTATTCGGCGCCGCTCTAGGTCTCGGACCCCACTGTTGCCACGCAAACGTTCTCGAAGTCGCTCTCCACTTGCTATCCGCCGCCGTTCTAGATCCCGTACTCCGCGAACAACTCGGGGCAAACGGTCCTTAACAAGATCTCCTCCTGCCATCCGAAGGCGTTCTGCATCTGGAAGTAGTTCTGATCGTTCACGTTCTGCTAGTCCTCCGGCAACAAGGAATCATTCTGGTTCTCGGACACCTCCAGTAGCGCTCAATAGCTCCAGAATGAGCTGCTTCAGTCGTCCTAGTATGTCACCAACACCTCTGGACCGCTGTCGATCACCTGGAATGCTTGAACCCCTTGGCAGCTCTAGAACACCGATGTCTGTCCTGCAGCAAGCTGGTGGCTCCATGATGGATGGTCCAGGTCCCCGAATTCCAGATCATCCAAGAACATCTGTGCCAGAAAATCACGCACAGTCTAGAATTGCACTTGCCCTGACAGCCATCAGTCTTGGCACTGCTCGGCCACCTCCATCCATGTCTGCTGCTGGCCTTGCTGCAAGAATGTCCCAGGTTCCAGCTCCAGTGCCTCTCATGAGTCTCAGAACGGCCCCAGCTGCTAGCCTGGCCAGTAGGATTCCTGCAGCCTCTGCAGCAGCCATGAACCTGGCCAGCGCCAGGACACCTGCCATACCAACAGCAGTGAACTTGGCTGACTCGAGAACACCAGCTGCAGCAGCAGCCATGAACTTGGCCAGCCCCAGAACAGCAGTGGCACCTTCTGCTGTGAACCTTGCTGACCCTCGCACCCCTACAGCCCCAGCTGTGAACCTAGCAGGAGCCAGAACCCCAGCTGCTTTGGCAGCTTTGAGTCTAACCGGCTCTGGCACACCCCCAACTGCTGCAAACTATCCCTCCAGCTCCAGAACACCCCAGGCTGCAGCCCCTGCAAACCTGGTGGGTCCTAGATCTGCACATGCCACAGCTCCTGTGAATATTGCCAGCTCAAGAACCCCTCCTGCCTTGGCACCTGCAAGCCTCACCAGTGCTAGAATGGCTCCAGCCTTGTCTGGTGCAAACCTTACCAGCCCCAGGGTGCCCCTCTCTGCCTATGAGCGTGTTAGTGGCAGAACCTCACCACCGCTTCTTGACAGAGCCAGATCCAGAACCCCACCAGGAGGTCCAGGTTCCAGAACCCCACCATCTGCTCTGAGCCAGTCTAGAATGACCTCTGAGCgggctccctctcctgcctctagAATGGTCCAGGCTCCCTCACAGTGTGTTCTCCCTCCAGCTCAGGATAGACCTAGGTCCCCTGTGCCATCTGCTTTTTCTGACCAGTCCCGAGCTTTGCTTGCCCAGACCACCCCTGTAGCAGGGTCTCAGTCCCTTTCCTCTGGGACAGTGGCCAGGACCACGTCCTCGGCTGGTGACCACAATGGCATGCTCTCTGGCCCTGTCCCTGGAACGTCCCATCCTGAGGGTGGGGAACCACCTGCCTCCACGGGGGCCCAGCAGCCTTCTGCATTGGCCGCCCTGCAGCCAGCAAAGGAGCGGCGGagttcctcctccagctcctcctccagctcctcctcgtcgtcgtcgtcgtcatCGTCCTCTTCCTCGTCCTCCTCTTCTGGTTCCAGTTCTAGCGACTCAGAGGGCTCTAGCCTTCCTACTCAGCCTGAGGCAGCACTGAAGAGGTGAGGGGCTTGACTTTTAGAACTGTTTCTACGGGGCAGGttctggggatggggggtggtggggagggagaagccctTTCCAGAGGTTCTCTGCTCTTTGAAGAAGGTATGGGGACCTTGACCCTTAAGCCGGGGGTAGAAGAgaatgctggggtgggggcagtggcgGGGGAGGAATGGGTCAGATAAAAGTCTCCAAAAGTTCATTCTCTAGAGGATAATGATGAGTTTTCCGTCTCTACAGAGGACAGAACTAGAGGAAATGGACTTAATTTTACAGCAGGAGGGATGGCAGTTAGACCTCAAGAGGAACTCCCTGGGCTGGAAGGATCTTCAGAGGTCATcccatccctctccctgcctccaggcaggacggcccctcccccagccaccccgCGCACACAGGGGCCTCCCCAAACTGTGGCTCTCCATGGAAGGAGACCACCCAGCTCGCCTTCCACACCTGAGCCCAGGGGCCTTATTTCTCCATCAGGGACATTCTTGAGGTTTAGCCTTGATCCCTTGTGCTGCGGGCCCCAGCCTGTTGCTTGTGTTAGCAGAGGTTGGGTCAGCTCGGGGCCACTGCTCTCCAGAGAATGCACTCACTGGCTCTCAGCTTGGAAAGCGCGCAGGGCCTTTCTgcggcacccctcccccactgccgtTCCTCCAGGCCAAGGAAGGTAGGGTTGGGGCTGGGGCAGCTTGTCTCCTTGTGACACTCTGCTTCTCCCGCAGGGTGcccagccccgccccagccccaaaGGAGGCTGTTCGAGAGGGACGTCCTCAGGAGCCGGCCCCAGCCAAGAGGAAGAGGCGCTCTAGTAGCTCCAgttccagctcctcctcctcgtcctcctcctcctcctcctcttcctcctcctcttcctcctcctcctcctcttcctcctcgtcctcctcctcctcctccacttcctcctccccctcccctgctaaGGCTGGCCCTCAGGCCTTGCCCAAACCTGCAAGCCCCAAGAAGCCGCCCCCTGGAGAGCGGAGGTGAGTGCTGCCTTGCTTGaggtggaaggggtggggggagaccctGGTGTGAGATCCCTGCCGGGAGTCTCAGGTGGACTGTGGTCTCTGGTTATGTGGGAGGAGTTGGGCTCTCCTCTCCCTACCACCTTCGTTGTGCCCTGTGGTGGCAAAGGGCTGCACCATCCAAGTGGGTGCTCCAGTCAGAATTGTGGAGTCCTaggttccttcctctccctgcccctgacaTGCAGCCTGTTCCCTGCTCCCAGGTCCCAGGGATTCTAGCTTTTAAATCTCCCCATTGCTCCTGCCAGGGCTCTGGTCTGGCCACCGTCATCTTCTCCCGACTCTGTCCACagcctcctccctgtctccctgtctccacGCCATTCTCTTCCACACGTAGCCAGAGGGATCTTTCTAAAACGCACATCTGGTTACTTCCCTCCACTCCACAAATCCTTCCGGGACGCCCTGTGGCCTGCAGGATAAAGCCCTACCTCTGCGGGAATGGCGTGTGAGGCTCTTCACCAACTGGCCTTGCCTGCCCTGTGTTCTCCTCTCCTGCCCGCCCCCACACATgccctgtgctccagccacacccaGCGCCTTGCAGTCTAAGGAGAACCCCATGCCTTTggacatgctgttccttctgcctggaattccCTTGTCCGCCTGGTGAACTCCTCGTTCTGCAAGACTCCGCTCAAACAGCACCTTCGAGAAGACtaccctgccccttccctgtcccACGTCCCCTCCCCCCGGGTCCCCAGACCTGTGTACATCGGTCCTTGTGGGGCTGCTTCCCATACACGGTGCCAAGTGGGCCTTCCGTGGCCTGCCTTCACCACCAGACTGAGCCCCTCCAAGGGCAGGGACTGTCTTTATCTTTGCATCCCCCGCTGCACCCCATGCCCTGCCCATTGGGGCACTCGGTGGATGGTGTGCGGGCGGATGGGTGAGTGAGCAGACAAAGGTGGGTCTGAGGCTGGCCCTGTGTGGTATGAGGTTTGGTGGTCAGGACCTGGGGGGTGGTCCTGAGTGCCGGCTGGCGGGTTTGGAAAACCGTGGTGCTATGGGGACTTACTCTGCTCCCCAGGTCCCGTAGCCCCCGGAAGCCAATAGACTCCCTTCGAGACTCTCGGTCTCTCAGCTACTCGCCTGCGGAGCGCCGccgcccctcaccccagccctcaCCACGGGACCAGCAGAGGTAGGGCCTCCTGTCAGTAACCAGCCCAGCCTGGCCACCATCACTCTGAACAGTTTTGAGGCCTGAAGGTGCCAGAGGTTGGTGTTGCATTGTGTGTGGTCTGATGTCTGTCCTGTGTTGTTGCAGCAGCAGCGAGCGGGGTTCCCGCAGAGGCCAGCGTGGGGACAGCCGCTCCCCGGGCCACAAGCGCAAGAGGGAGACACCTAGCCCCCGCCCTGTGCGGCACCGCTCCTCCAGGTGCGTCCTTATGGCACTCAAGTGCTAGGTCCCCTTCTGCATGCCCCAGCGCCGGCTGGTCTCTGCACTGACTGTCCCTTTTTCTGTTGCAGGTCTCCTTGAATTTTTCTGGGGGGAATTCCACCATACCCCAAGTTTTGGAGCTACAGGGAGTGTCCCCTTTCCCCAGCAGAGCCATGGGGAGGGGTCCTTGTCTGCCCCCCTTTGAACCCTGGCAGCATTTTGGGGGAAggctctctccttttcctccccccccttttttctttgttcctgtgAAATGTTAATCTCCGTGAGTTTTTTCCTGGTTCAtgttttggggggtttggggtggggtgggaatgaGAATGGGAGTTGCGGGAGGGGAGGATATACAGTTGGGGACACCCTGGTCTTGAGTTAGAAAGGGCCTGGGAGGCAGTGATGCCCCCTTTTACCTGTAAGttcctgggggggggcggtggtttGGAACTTGCGAACTTGTGTGTGAGGTGTTCCtggaaggaaggggcaggagtGGAAATTAGTTGGCCCCtactgcccccccccgccccggtgaGGTNccccccccccgccccggtgaGGTtgtggcccctcccccaacttttcTTCACGTTTCTTAAAggcattttggttttttaaaatctgtacagCAAGAGCaactttttctgtcaaataaaaatgagaaatgcagGAATTGGGTCTGTAGATGATTTATtaggggtggagagagagctgTTCTCTTActgactgcccccctccccccagtgcaCTCTGTTGGCTTCAGAGGACCTGTGTTGGGTGGCTCTAGGCTTGGGTCGTCCTCCATGGAGCCAACACACTGGCTGCAGCTTACTTTTGCTCCTTCCTTCAGAAGCTGCCTGGGAGCCTGCCTGGTAGCAGGAACAAAGCCTCAAACCTTGGGTCTCCAGGCCTCGGCTGGCCTCGGCTCTGGGTTTCTCCTAGTCCTGTGCCAGTGGCCTCAGAGGGGCAGACTGGGGTGGGGATGGTTGGCTGGGCCCACAGAGCTTGACCACAGGGAGTGGTCTCTCAAGGTGGCCTAGGCAAGCAAGGGGCTGAGGATGAGTCTTGCAGGGGAGCAGAACCATCCCAGGGAAGGTGATGCCTTAGGAAAGGGTGCACAGAAAAAGGCAGCAACCAGGCAGACACCCAAATCTcgtttattgggggggggggggggNGCTTCCTGAGTCCTGCGGCTTCATCACATCGGGTAGCTCAGGTGGGCTGGAGAAAGGCTCGATACGCAGGGCTTCGAAGGCTTCATCTGGTGGacaggggggtggggatgggtgggtggagagaGCTGGAGGGAGCAGCCACCCCTAGCTTGTAGGGTCCACTGAGCAAATCCCTACCTCTGCAGACTGAGTCTCCTCCATGATCCTACTAGAAGGTATCCCATACCTATAGGCCCAACCTGGActtcccatcccccagccccaccatccGGAGTCCTTTTCCTCACCCTTCACACCTACTAGCGAGTGTGCAAGAGCCCTACCCGGAATCTCTACCATCTCCTTGTTCTGTTCCACACCACCTCTCTACCAAGCACAGATTATTTCTTAAAGTTCAAACCAGACTGTTCTTCCCCTGCTTGAAACCTTCCAGTAGCTCCGCATCACTGTGAATAATTGCCCTTTTCCACCTGTCTCCTGTGCGCCCTGTGTTCCTACATCAATCTCTTCCCTGCCTTGGGGTCTTTATATTTGCTGGTCCCTAGCCTGCCACTCTGAATGGCTGGTTGTCTGGGGGCGTTCAGGGGGTCAACCCAAACATGACTCCTCAGAAAAGCCTTCCCCAGCTGTTCTACATAGACAGTCACCGCATCCCAGTACCTGTGTGCTGTGCAGGAGCATTTACCTGTCACTAGCCAAAACGGCCGTTTCTTCGAGCTGCTTCCCCCACTAGAACAGCAGCTCCAGAAAGCCCCATCTTGCCCCTGTCAGCACAGAGCAGATGAGCCCCACTTCCTAACCTTTCTCCTGCACTTCTCCCAGCAGGGAGGCTTCTCTCCACCCAGCTCAGGGTTCTCAACCAGTTAGGCCCCCACAGGAGAGCCGGCCATGTACCGCAGCCAATTTGGTTGTCATAACTTGGCAGAGTGGGTAGCTGGCCATCTAACAGGCCAGAGATGCTGAACAGCCCACAACGCACAAGACACATCACACGGAATTCTCTGACCCCAGATGCCAATGATGCTGACTTAAAAGACCCCTGGCTCAGCTTCACTAATTCATCTTCCAGGCCACAATCTGCAGTGACAATCTTAACCTTCATCCCATCTCTCATTTTTAGTTCGTTAAATCTAATACCATTTAACACTCGATTTGACTGAGCAGCCAGTTTGGGGTGGGTAAGTTGTGTCTTGCCCTTCCAAAAACTGTGTAAGGAAAACAATTACCCACGAAAAAGTGCATTTTTGCAACAAAAGTAGCACATGGGAGGAGCAAAGAACAGCCTGTCCAGTCCGTATTGTGTCCTGTATCAAGACTGCAATCCCCTGCCCCAGTGGTGATGCCACCTAGGGTCTAGTAACCCCCACATTCAGTGCCCTACCAGGGATTATAGGGAAAAACAAACCCCCCTCcgtgttcatttttttcatcaacaAAATAGGCCTACTGACATCTCCCAAGAGTCCCTGCAAGCCTACAGAAGACTGCCTTTAAGAGGAAGCAGAATGGGAGATGTGCTTTCAGTCCTTACCTGCTCCCCTCAGAAGGTCGCCCCTGTACAGGGCCTCACTGTATCAAGTCTGCACCAGCTGTGCGCCTGCCTTCTGTCGCTGAGAGGGTCGgggggagccctggggaaggCCCCTAAGACTTCCATTTGCTGAACACCCTCAGGCCAAGACCTGGGGTGCATGGGGGCTCACACCACCTGTGAGGCTGGCCTAGGTGTCACAGCCCTCCATGGAGATGGGAACTCCAGCCAGGAGGACTCAGGGCATGAAGCAACCGCCCAAAGACACGGCTGTTGAGACCCGGCACAGTGATCCTCATGAAATTCCAAAGTGTGGCCAAGGTTGTACACTCCTTCCTCAACCCTCACTACAGTTTtcttaaaagaagccagaaaagtcCTTACTTATCAACCGAATTTACTGAGCCATCCACACAAGCCTGGGTCCACAGCTGTAAAAACACAGTACAACCCCTGTTCAAGTTTCTAGGAACAGAAATTCaaacctctctttttcttgagGGAAGGAGATACACTGAAGGGCAGTAAACCACCCCCAAGCTTGGGTTTTTAACATTGGGCAGGGGGCATGTGGTTCATGAGAGCAGCCCCTGGGGCAGGCAAGGACTGCACATGAATTCCAGATCTGACAGTTCCAGCAAGTGACCTAATTTCCCCCAGGCTCAGTTACTCATCCTTGAAATGGGCACAACACAAGTCTGGCACGCACAGAGATGCTGCGAGATTAAGTGACGCCCTGCAAAGACTGCCTGACAGGGCACCCAGCTCAGGCAGGGTCCCAGCAGTCTGTATCTGAACCACAGCTCCCCAGCTGACTGccagcaagcctcagtttccatgtctCCAAAGTGGGGACAGCAGTGCTCCCCTCTTAGGGTACCGAGTTTTAAATGGAACAACGGAAATAAAATGCACAGTACAGGACCCAGTACTCAAGACCTCTGTAACAGAAGCTGGTATTGTGATTAGGGATATTTGAATCCCTCATAAAATTTCTACAAGCacctcctttgctttttttttttttctttgtggggaAACATACACTATCTCATACTGCCTGTGCTTTGTGCACTAGGAAGACACTACCCTGGAAGCTGGGAGGAACAacagcaggctccccagtgaccCCTTTCCTTGGCTGTTTTCGCCCGGCCCGGCTGCCCCGCTCACCTGCTCGGAAGGCCAGCCCTACAGTGGCTGGGGCCTGCGGCCGTGCCGTCTGACTAGTGAAGCCACACTCTCCCAGTGTCTTGCCGTCATCCAGAAGCTGGTCATCctgaggagagaggcaggcagggtgtTGGGAGAGGCCCCAGGAGGGCTGAGTCCCAGAGACTTCCCTGGTCAGCAACTCCCCTGGAAGTCAGAAGAGGGAAGATAGATGGCCCCAAGTGGGGCCCAGGACCA
This genomic interval carries:
- the SRRM2 gene encoding serine/arginine repetitive matrix protein 2 isoform X4 — protein: MYNGIGLPTPRGSGTNGYVQRNLSLVRGRRGERPDYKGEEELRRLEAALVKRPNPDILDHERKRRVELRCLELEEMMEEQGYEEQQIQEKVATFRLMLLEKDVNPGGKEETPGQRPAVTETHQLAELNEKKNERLRAAFGISDSYVDGSSFDPQRRAREAKQPAPEPPKPYSLVRESSSSRSPTPKQKKKKKKKDRGRRSESSSPRRERKKSSKKKKHRSESESKKRKHRSPTPKSKRKSKDKKRKRSRSTTPAPKSRRAHRSTSADSASSSDTSRSRSRSAAAKTHTTALTGRSPSPVSGRRGEGDAPSKEPGTTNTGQPSSPEPSTKQPSSPHEDKDKDKEKSAVRPSPSPERSSTGPEPPAPTPLLAEQHGGSPQSLATTTLSQEPVNPPSEASPPRGCSLPKSPEKPPQSSSESCPPSPQPTKVSRHASSSPESPKPAPAPGSRREISSSPASKSRSHGRAKRDKSHSHSPSRRVGRSRSPTTTKRGRSRSRTPTKRGHSRSRSPQWRRSRSAQRWGRSRSPQRRGRSRSPQRPGWSRSRNTQRRGRSRSARRGRSHSRSPATRGRSRSRTPARRARSRSRTPARRRSRSRTPARRRSRSRTPARRGRSRSRTPARRRSRTRSPVRRRSRSRSPARRSGRSRSRTPARRGRSRSRTPARRGRSRSRTPTRRRSRSRTPARRGRSRSRTPARRRSRSRSVVRRGRSHSRTPQRRGRSGSSSERKNKSRTSQRRSRSNSSPEMKKSRISSRRSRSLSSPRSKAKSRLSLRRSLSGSSPCPKQKSRTPPRRSRSGSSQPKAKSRTPPRRSRSGSSPPNQKSKTPSRQSCSSSSPQPKVKSGTPPRQGSVTSPQANEQSATPQIQSRSESSPDPEVKSTTPSRHSCSGSSPPRVKSSTPPRRSRSGSSSPQPKVKAVTSPIQSHSGSSSPSPSRVTSKTPPRQSRSESPCSKVESRLLQRHSRSRSSSPDTKVKPGTPPRQSHSGSTSPCPKVKPQTPSGYSLCGAKSPCSQEKSKDSPAQSSGSFSVCPGVKSSTPPGELYFAASSLQQKGQSQTSPDPRSDTSSPEMKQSHSESPSLQSKSQTPLKGGRSRSSSPITELAPKSPARQERSELSSPKLKSGMSPEQSKSQSDSSPYAAVDSKSLLGHSRLEPSELKEKTVLLLQEDITASSPRPRDKLSPLPVQEKPDSSPVLREMPKTPSRERGGGVGSSPDTKDQSALAKPSQDEELMEVVEKSEESSNQVLSHLSPELKEVAGSNFESSPEIEERPTVSLTLDQSQSQTSLEVEVPAVASAWSGPHFSPEHKELSNSPPRENSFGSPLEFRNSGPVAEMNTGFSPEVKEDLNGSFPNQLETDPFVDLKEQSTRSSRHSSSELSPDAVEKAGMSSNQSVSSPVLDAVPRTPSRERSSSASPELKDGLPRTPSRRSRSGSSPGLRDGSGTPSRHSLSGSSPGMKDIPRTPSRGRSECDSSPEPKALPQTPRPRSRSPSSPELNNKCLTPQRERSGSESSVEQKTVARTPLGQRSRSGSSQELDGKPSGSPQERSESDSSPDSKAKTRVPLRERSRSGSSPEIESKSRPSPRRSRSGSSPEVKDKPRAAPRAQSGSDSSPEPEAPALRALPRRSRSGSSSKGRGPSPEGSSSSESSPEHPPKSRTARRSSRSSPEPKTKSRTPPRRRSSRSSPELTRKARLSRRSRSASSSPETRSRTPPRRRRSPSVSSPEPAEKSRSSRRRRSASSPRAKTTSRRGRSPSPKARGLQRSRSRSRREKTRTTRRRDRSGSSQSTSRRRQRSRSRSRVTRRRRGGSGYHSRSPARQESSRTSSRRRRGRSRTPPTSRKRSRSRTSPAPWKRSRSRASPATHRRSRSRTPLVSRRRSRSRTSPVSRRRSRSRTSVTRRRSRSRASPVSRRRSRSRTPPVTRRRSRSRTPTRRRSRSRTPPVTRRRSRSRTPPVTRRRSRSRTSPITRRRSRSRTSPVTRRRSRSRTSPVNRRRSRSRTSPVTRRRSRSRSPPAIRRRSRSRTPLLPRKRSRSRSPLAIRRRSRSRTPRTTRGKRSLTRSPPAIRRRSASGSSSDRSRSASPPATRNHSGSRTPPVALNSSRMSCFSRPSMSPTPLDRCRSPGMLEPLGSSRTPMSVLQQAGGSMMDGPGPRIPDHPRTSVPENHAQSRIALALTAISLGTARPPPSMSAAGLAARMSQVPAPVPLMSLRTAPAASLASRIPAASAAAMNLASARTPAIPTAVNLADSRTPAAAAAMNLASPRTAVAPSAVNLADPRTPTAPAVNLAGARTPAALAALSLTGSGTPPTAANYPSSSRTPQAAAPANLVGPRSAHATAPVNIASSRTPPALAPASLTSARMAPALSGANLTSPRVPLSAYERVSGRTSPPLLDRARSRTPPGGPGSRTPPSALSQSRMTSERAPSPASRMVQAPSQCVLPPAQDRPRSPVPSAFSDQSRALLAQTTPVAGSQSLSSGTVARTTSSAGDHNGMLSGPVPGTSHPEGGEPPASTGAQQPSALAALQPAKERRSSSSSSSSSSSSSSSSSSSSSSSSSSGSSSSDSEGSSLPTQPEAALKRVPSPAPAPKEAVREGRPQEPAPAKRKRRSSSSSSSSSSSSSSSSSSSSSSSSSSSSSSSSSSSSSTSSSPSPAKAGPQALPKPASPKKPPPGERSLLPVSLSPRHSLPHVARGIFLKRTSGYFPPLHKSFRDALWPAG